CCACGACCACAAGTTCGATCCCATCTCACAACGCGATTTTCACGGCCTTTACAGCATCCTCGCCAGCACGCGCACGTCGATGCGCGTGCTCGACCCGCCGGAAAAGTTGCACGCCGCGGATGCCGGACTCGCGACACTGAAGTCCGAAGCCCGCTCCGCGCTCGCCGCGACATGGAAGAAGCAGGTCGACCTCTGGCCGTCCGCGATCGCAAGCGCCCTCGCCGCGCGTTCTTCCCCCACAGGGGAACCGAGTCGGGGTGATGACACTGAAGGAACGGCAAGTCAGCGCTGGCGCGCTGCATTCGCGGCCGTCGAGTCCAGCAAGTCCCCGCTCGCCCCGCTGCTGAGTGTCCTTCGCGATGAAGCGACGGGCATGGCCCGGCCCGGGCGTGATTTGAGCATTGCGCCGGCCGATGCCCCGCGCTCGGTCGTGTTCGCAGACTTCACGAACGGGTCCGATGGCGGCTGGTTCGCGACAGGCGGCTTCGCGCGGCCGGCAACAGCGGGCGACTTTGTCGTCGCCACGGCGGGATCGAACTTCCTCGCCGCCATCTATCCGTCCGGCAGGTTCTCACATCTGCTTTCAGACAAACACGCCGGCACGTTCCGCTCGCCAAACTTCATCGTCACCAACAAGTTCATCTCCGCGCTCGCCACGGGCGACAACAACGCGCGGCTCCGGCTCGTGATCGAGAACTTTCAGGGCGACTCGCTTCTCTTCACACAGGTCACTCCGAGGCTCACCAACCGTGCCGCGCTGCGCTGGGTCACGCTGCCCATCCGCGACAACTGGCCCGGACGCCGCGCCTACCTCGAACTCGTCCCGCGCGACGACATGCCCTACGTCGGCATTGTGAAAGACGCGGCGAAGCTTGCGCCCGATGGCCGCAGTGCCGCGGGCATTGCGAAGGTCGTCTTCCACGACAGCGCGCGGCCGCCCGAACCGCCCGCGTGGCCGCCCGAACTCGATGCCGCGCGGCGCAGCTTCTCCACGCCCGGCCCGGTCGGAGGAGAGCGTCGTGGTGAAACGGCGACGCCCTCGGGCAACACAAGGCCGACTTTTGCATCCGCCTTCACCGCCGCCGCTCGCCGGGCTGTCGAAGCGTGGCAAGCCGGCACGTGCGATGACGCGCAGGCGAATTTCCTCAACGGACTGCTTCACCTCGGGCTGCTCGAAAACAGCGCCGGCGCTTCCCTCACGCTGCGGGCACTCATGGCAGGCTATCGCGAACTTGAATCCAGCGTCCCCATCCCTGTGCGCGCCGTCGCCGTCTCGGACGAAGCGCCGGGATTCGACGAGCGCCTGTTCCCGCGCGGCAATCACCACCAACCCGCGGCTCCCGAGCCCCGCCACTTCCTCTCCGCGCTCGGCGCCGCGCCGTATCGCTCCGCGGGCAGCGGCCGCCGTGAACTGGCCGAGGATGTCGCCCGCAGCCCCCTCGCCGCGCGCGTGATGGTGAACCGCCTGTGGCATCACGTCTTCGGCGCGGGGCTCGTGCGCACGACGGACAACTTCGGCAAGCTCGGCGAACGGCCGAGCCATCCCGAGTTGCTCGAGTGGCTCGCCGCTGAATTTCTCGCGCGTGGCGGCTCGGTGAAGACGCTGCTCAAGCTGATGCTCACGAGCGAAGCCTTCGCGCTCAGTTGCGACGTGCCGCCCGGCGCGGCCGCGCGCGACCCGGACAACCGCCTGCTCTCGCACGCAAACCACCGGCGCCTTGATGCCGAGTCGTTGCGCGACGCACTCCTCGCCGCAAGCGGCCGGCTCGACCGCACGGTGTTCGGCCCCGGCGTGCCGGTCACGGTGCCGCCCGGCCAGCGCGACGACTACACACCCAACGACGGCCCGCTCGATGGGCTCGGCCGGCGCAGCCTGTATCTCGAAATGCGGCGGAACCACCCGTCGCCGTTCCTCGTCGCGTTCGACCAGCCGCGGCCCGCGTCGCCCGCGGGCCGGCGCGAGACGACGAACCTCCCGGCGCAGGCGCTGACGCTGCTCAACGACCCGTTCGTGGTGCAGCAAGCCTCGCTTTTCGCACAGCGCGCGCTCGCTCACACCGATGACGCGGTGTCACGCGCGGGAATGATCTACGCGACCGCGCTGGGCCGGCCTGCGACGGAAGATGAGTTGAAGCGGTCCGTTCAATTCATCGAGCGACAGACCGCCGCGCACAACGGCGACGGGGCGAAGGCCTGGCGCGACCTCGCGCACGCGGTGTTCAACCTGAAGGAGTTCCTGTGGTTGCGATGAATCCTCCCGCCGCACAATCACCAGCACCCCGCCGTGCGAGCATCCATTCGCGTCGCGCGATGCTGCAACGCGTGTCGACCGGATTCGGCTGGCTCGCATTCGCCGGACTGTTCGGGACTGCCGCCCGCGCGGGCGGTTCGATCATGCCGCAATCCGCTCTCCCCGCTCCACATTTCCGACCGCGCGCCAGGCGCGTGATCTTCCTGTTCATGGATGGCGGCCCGTCGCAGGTGGACACGTTCGATCCGAAGCCGCGCCTGCGCGCGGAGCACGGCAAGCCGTTCCCGCTGCGGATGGACGCGACGCAGTTCGACGTCATCGGCCGCACGCTCGCAAGCCACTGGGAATTCCAACCGCGCGGCCAGTCGGGCATCCCCGTGAGCGCGCTCTTCCCTCACCTCGCCACGTGCGCCGACGACCTGTGTGTGATCCGCTCGATGACAAGCCCGTTTCCCGAGCACGCCCAGGCTTGCTACTTCGTGCACACCGGCAGCGGCATGCAAGGCCGCCCGAGCATGGGCGCGTGGGCGAGCTATGGGCTCGGCGCGGAGGCGTCGAACCTGCCGGGCTTCGTCGTGCTCAACGGCGGCTCGATCCCGCTCGGCGGGCTCGCGAACTGGGGCAGCGGCTTCCTGCCCGCGCAACACGAGGCGACGCAGTTCAACCTCGTCAGCGGCCCGGTGATGGAAAGCCTCGCGGCGTCCGGCCCCGCCGCGGCGCGGGCCAACCAGCTCGGCTTCATCGCGGACCATGACCGCGAGTTCGCGACGCGGCTCGGCGCGCAGTCCGGCGCGGTCGAGTCGGCCATCCGGAACTACGAGCTCGCCGCCGCGATGCAAACCGCCGTGCCCGAAGCCGCCGACCTGCGCGGCGAGAGCGAGGCCACGTTGAAACTCTACGGCGTGGATTCGCCCGATCCGCTGAAGTCCCGCTATGCGCGCGAGTGCCTGCTCGCGCGCCGGCTCGTCGAGCGCGGCGTGCGGTTCATCGAGGTCGGCGCGGTGAGCGGCATCCGGTTCGTGTCGCCGTGGGACTCTCACGGGAACCTGAAGCGCGATCACGAGAAGAACGCCTTCGTCGTGGACCAGCCGATTGCCGCGCTGTTGAAGGACCTCAAGTCGCGCGGCCTGCTCGACGACACGCTGGTGCTGTGGTCCGGCGAGTTCGGGCGAACGCCGTTCGCGCAGGGCGGCGACGGGCGCGACCACAATCCGCAGGGGTTCACCGCGTGGCTCGCGGGCGGCGGCGTGCGCGGCGGCATGACTTACGGCGCAACCGATGAGTTTGGCTACCGGGCGGTCGAGAACATCGTCGAGATCCACGACTTGCACGCGACCATGCTGCACTTGCTCGGAGTTGACCACGAACGGCAGACGTTTCTCCACGGCGGCCGGTTCCACCGCCTCACGGATGTGCACGGACGGGTTGTGCGCGAGTTGCTTTCGTGACGAGTCGCGTCGGTTCAGGCCAGCAGTTCCTTCACGACCTTCCCATGCACGTCGGTCAGGCGGTGGTTGCAGCCCTGGAACTTGAACGTCAGCCGCGTGTGGTCAATGCCCGGGCAGTGCAGCAGCGTCGCGTGCAGGTCATGCACGTGCACCGGGTCGCGCGCAGTCCGTCGAGCTTCGGCTTGGGGTCGAACAAATCCAACTGCGACGGCGCGCCGGATTGGAAAAGGTAGATGACGCGCTTCGCCTTCGGCGCGAAGTGCGGCACGCCGGGCAGGCCGCCGGTGTCCGCCGCGAACAGCCGCTCGTTCAACAGCGACGCAAGCCCCAGCGCGCCGAGGCCGAGGCTGGTGCGATTGAGAAAGTGACGGCGGGCAAGCGCCGGTGGCCCATTGGGAGT
This Verrucomicrobiota bacterium DNA region includes the following protein-coding sequences:
- a CDS encoding DUF1553 domain-containing protein, coding for MARSRHSAMDQLLPALVVLGLFGVAGVSRAQSSPPATLHGKSPAWPFGAIVRPVVPRSSPAAENPIDAFLAARWRQDSLRPAGTATPRELARRLHFILTGLPPAPGDLEAFVKECSTAGSPALPLSNGVAGGKLGKRESGRAAIERLVDRLLASPHFGERFARHWMDVVRYADTHGTEHDAWLPHAWRYRDWLIRAFNSDLPYDQFVREHLAGDLLENPRWSRDFAQNESLLATAWWRLVEFNQTPVDVKGEEVIVVDNQIDALSKAFLGLTVSCARCHDHKFDPISQRDFHGLYSILASTRTSMRVLDPPEKLHAADAGLATLKSEARSALAATWKKQVDLWPSAIASALAARSSPTGEPSRGDDTEGTASQRWRAAFAAVESSKSPLAPLLSVLRDEATGMARPGRDLSIAPADAPRSVVFADFTNGSDGGWFATGGFARPATAGDFVVATAGSNFLAAIYPSGRFSHLLSDKHAGTFRSPNFIVTNKFISALATGDNNARLRLVIENFQGDSLLFTQVTPRLTNRAALRWVTLPIRDNWPGRRAYLELVPRDDMPYVGIVKDAAKLAPDGRSAAGIAKVVFHDSARPPEPPAWPPELDAARRSFSTPGPVGGERRGETATPSGNTRPTFASAFTAAARRAVEAWQAGTCDDAQANFLNGLLHLGLLENSAGASLTLRALMAGYRELESSVPIPVRAVAVSDEAPGFDERLFPRGNHHQPAAPEPRHFLSALGAAPYRSAGSGRRELAEDVARSPLAARVMVNRLWHHVFGAGLVRTTDNFGKLGERPSHPELLEWLAAEFLARGGSVKTLLKLMLTSEAFALSCDVPPGAAARDPDNRLLSHANHRRLDAESLRDALLAASGRLDRTVFGPGVPVTVPPGQRDDYTPNDGPLDGLGRRSLYLEMRRNHPSPFLVAFDQPRPASPAGRRETTNLPAQALTLLNDPFVVQQASLFAQRALAHTDDAVSRAGMIYATALGRPATEDELKRSVQFIERQTAAHNGDGAKAWRDLAHAVFNLKEFLWLR
- a CDS encoding DUF1501 domain-containing protein; protein product: MLQRVSTGFGWLAFAGLFGTAARAGGSIMPQSALPAPHFRPRARRVIFLFMDGGPSQVDTFDPKPRLRAEHGKPFPLRMDATQFDVIGRTLASHWEFQPRGQSGIPVSALFPHLATCADDLCVIRSMTSPFPEHAQACYFVHTGSGMQGRPSMGAWASYGLGAEASNLPGFVVLNGGSIPLGGLANWGSGFLPAQHEATQFNLVSGPVMESLAASGPAAARANQLGFIADHDREFATRLGAQSGAVESAIRNYELAAAMQTAVPEAADLRGESEATLKLYGVDSPDPLKSRYARECLLARRLVERGVRFIEVGAVSGIRFVSPWDSHGNLKRDHEKNAFVVDQPIAALLKDLKSRGLLDDTLVLWSGEFGRTPFAQGGDGRDHNPQGFTAWLAGGGVRGGMTYGATDEFGYRAVENIVEIHDLHATMLHLLGVDHERQTFLHGGRFHRLTDVHGRVVRELLS
- a CDS encoding DUF1501 domain-containing protein, with translation MTPESGAAAALCHRTPNGPPALARRHFLNRTSLGLGALGLASLLNERLFAADTGGLPGVPHFAPKAKRVIYLFQSGAPSQLDLFDPKPKLDGLRATRCTCMTCTRRCCTARALTTRG